The genomic segment GGAAACGCAGAGAGTCTGAGCGGCCTTGTCATCCACCAACTCAGGCGGAAGGGAGCCCCTTACGTCTACGGGGCTCTCCCGTCGACCGCTGATATGACTCACGGCTCTTTCAACTACGGCGCTCCCGAGTTGAGCATGATGTGTTCGGCCGTTGCCGATATGGCCCATTACTATGGGCTCCCTGTCTGGGGGACCGGGGGGTGTTGTGATTCGAACTGGATGGATGCCCAGGCGGGAGTGGAGGCCGCCCTGTCCCTGCTCAGTGCGGTCCTGGCAGGGGCGAATCTGATCCACGATCTCGGCCTTTTTTCCCAGGGTCTGTGCATCGCTCCCGGGTTTCATCTCATCAACGACGAGATCATCTCCATGGTCAAGCGGGTAGCCCGAGGCATCGAGGTGGACGAGGAGGCTCTCTGCCTGGATCTTATCGATGCCGTCGGCCCCGGGGGCAACTACCTCACCCATGAACACACGCTCACCCACTTCAGACAGATGTGGAGGCCGGTCGTCTTTGATCGGGCCAGCATGGAGAGTCTCGGAAAGGGAGACCTCCTCGATGCAGGACAAAGGGCCCAGAGGCGGGCCAGGGAGATCATGGAGAGGCATGAGCCGGAGCCGCTCTCGGCTCGTGCGAGAGAGGATCTCGCCGAGGTCACGGGACGTTGGCATGGGGAAGAGTAGTGGCGGGTTTGCGGGGTTTCCAGACGTGGAATCAGGGGCCGACCGGTAGAGGCGGGGAGGAGAGGGTGCGTCTATGTATTCCATGATACCCCAGCTCGTGGTGAATAGCCTGATCACCTCGGCGGAACTGGCACTGATCGGCCTCGGGCTCACCATGTGCTTCGACATATTGAAATTCGCCAACTTCGCCCATACCGAGCTCGCCGTCATGGGCGCTTACCTGGGATTCTTCTTCAATGTCCAGTTGAATTGGAGCCTGTCACTCTCCTTTGTTCTTGCCGCCCTTCTCACCGGTGTCTTCGCCATGGTGACGGATCGAATCATCTTCAAGAGGATGCGGGATATGGGGGATGTGATCCCGATGGTCACGTCCCTGGGGCTTTCCATTGCCATGAGAAACGGGGTAAGGGCCATCTGGGGGTCCGATATCAGGGTCTACAATGTGGAACTCTCAGCCGGCCTGGAGGTGTTCGGAGCGAGGATCACGCCCTCGCAGGTATGGGTCCTTGGAATCGTCTCGGTCTCCATGGTTGGGTTCCACCTGCTCCTCAAGAAGACAAAACTCGGTAAGGCCATGCGGGCCACGTCGGATAATCGCGCCTTGGCCGAGGCTTCGTCCATCGATACAGAGAAGGTGGTCCTCTATGTCTGGTTTATCGGAGCGGCCTTTGCGGGCTTGGGGGGCTGCATGATCGGCTGGGACACCCAACTCGATCCCATGATGGGTTTCATGATCGTCATCCCGGTCTTCTGTGCAGTCCTGCTCGGTGGGATCGGCAATGTCTACGGGGTGATCTACGGTTCCCTGGTCCTAGGATTTATTCAGAATTTCGGGATCTTCTTCGATTTCGGAAGCATCATCAACCTGGGCGGCCTGTTTCACCTTGTGGACCGCCTGCTGATTCCGGTCGATTACAAGCCGGCCATTCCTTTTGCTATTCTGGTCGTGATCCTGCTCTTCAGGCCTTCCGGGATCATGGGAAAAGGTAAATAGACATGGAGATGTTCAGTTTTCTCAGATACTGGGTGACCATTACGGCCGTCTACAGCATTTTCGCCCTGAGCCTCAACTTCCAGTATGGTCACGGGGGACTGGTAAATTTCGGGCAGGTCTTCTTCTTCTGTTTCGGCGCATACACGG from the Deltaproteobacteria bacterium genome contains:
- a CDS encoding branched-chain amino acid ABC transporter permease, translated to MYSMIPQLVVNSLITSAELALIGLGLTMCFDILKFANFAHTELAVMGAYLGFFFNVQLNWSLSLSFVLAALLTGVFAMVTDRIIFKRMRDMGDVIPMVTSLGLSIAMRNGVRAIWGSDIRVYNVELSAGLEVFGARITPSQVWVLGIVSVSMVGFHLLLKKTKLGKAMRATSDNRALAEASSIDTEKVVLYVWFIGAAFAGLGGCMIGWDTQLDPMMGFMIVIPVFCAVLLGGIGNVYGVIYGSLVLGFIQNFGIFFDFGSIINLGGLFHLVDRLLIPVDYKPAIPFAILVVILLFRPSGIMGKGK